From the genome of Caloenas nicobarica isolate bCalNic1 chromosome 16, bCalNic1.hap1, whole genome shotgun sequence, one region includes:
- the RFC5 gene encoding replication factor C subunit 5 — MARAGGGNLPWVEKYRPQALSELVSHQDILSTVQRFISEDRLPHLLLYGPPGTGKTSTILACARQLYREREFGSMVLELNASDDRGIDIVRGPILSFASTRTIFKKGFKLVILDEADAMTQDAQNALRRVIEKFTENTRFCLICNYLSKIIPALQSRCTRFRFGPLTPELMVPRLQHVIQEEGVDVTEDGMKALVTLSSGDMRRALNILQSTTMAFGKVTEENVYTCTGHPLKSDIANILDWMLNQDFSTAYRKITELKTLKGLALQDILTEIHLFMHRVDFPPSIRIQLLIKLADIEYRLAAGTSEKIQLSSLIAAFQVTRDLIVAEA, encoded by the exons ATGGCGCGAGCCGGTGGCGGGAACCTGCCGTG GGTGGAGAAGTACCGGCCGCAGGCGCTGTCGGAGCTGGTGTCGCACCAGGATATTCTCAGCACCG TGCAGCGGTTCATCAGCGAGGATCGGCTGCCGCATCTCCTCCTCTATGGCCCCCCCGGTACCGGGAAGACCTCGACCATCCTCGCCTGCGCCAGGCAGCTCTACCGGGAGCGGGAGTTCGGCTCCATGGTGCTGGAG CTCAACGCCTCTGATGACCGGGGTATCGACATCGTCCGAGGGCCCATCCTGAGCTTCGCCAGCACCAGGACCATCTTTAA GAAAGGCTTCAAGCTCGTCATCCTGGATGAAGCTGACGCCATGACCCAGGATGCTCAGAACGCCctgaggcgag TGATCGAGAAGTTCACAGAAAACACCCGCTTTTGCCTCATCTGCAACTACCTCTCCAAGATCATCCCGGCCCTGCAGTCCCGCTGCACGCGCTTCCGATTCGGCCCCCTCACCCCGGAGCTGATGGTGCCCCGGCTGCAGCATGTCATTCAGGAGGAGGG GGTGGACGTGACCGAGGATGGAATGAAGGCTCTGGTGACCCTCTCAAGCGGTGACATGCGCAGAGCCCTCAATATCTTGCAG agCACCACCATGGCCTTCGGGAAGGTGACAGAGGAGAACGTCTACACCTGCACGGGACACCCCCTCAAGTCCGACATCGCCAACATCCTCGACTGGATGCTGAACCAGGACTTTTCCACCGCCTACCGCA AAATCACAGAGCTGAAGACGCTGAAGGGCTTGGCCCTGCAGGACATCCTCACCGAGATCCACCTCTTCATGCACAGGG TTGATTTCCCGCCCTCGATCCGCATCCAGCTGCTGATCAAACTGGCGGACATCGA GTACCGGCTGGCTGCGGGGACCAGCGAAAAGATTCAGCTGAGCTCCCTCATCGCGGCTTTCCAAGTCACCAGGGACCTGATCGTGGCCGAAGCCTGA
- the WSB2 gene encoding WD repeat and SOCS box-containing protein 2 isoform X2: MKPSGEEPALLAELKPGRPQRYDWKSSCETWSVAFSPDGSWFAWSQGHCVVKLIPWPLEEAELCKTSERKSRGSKAEVRSRGGAKEKTLECGQIVWGLAFSTWPAAEARETDPACAVGLPCLILATGLNDGQIKVWEVQTGHLLFSLLGHQDVVRDLSFTPNGSLILVSASRDKTLRVWDLSRDGRQVQVLSGHVQWVYCCSISPDCRMLCSAAGEKSALLWSMRSYTLIRRLEGHQSSVVSCDFSPDSALLVTASYDACVIMWDPYTGEQLRTLRHVPLHSALDYSSEVHTSSLRSVCFSPEGLYLATVADDRLLRIWALEMRSPVAFAPMTNGLCCAYFPHGGFIATGTRDGHVQFWTAPRVLSSLKHLCRKALRTFLTTYQVLALPIPRKLKEFLTYRTF, translated from the exons ATGAAGCCGAGCGGAG AGGAGCCGGCGCTGCTGGCCGAGCTGAAGCCGGGCCGGCCCCAGCGCTACGACTGGAAATCCAGCTGCGAGACCTGGAGCGTGGCCTTCTCCCCCGACGGCAGCTGGTTCGCCTGGTCGCAGGGACACTGCGTGGTGAAGCTGATCCCCTGGCCCCTGGAGGAGGCCGAGCT ctgcaaaacctCGGAGCGCAAGAGCCGTGGCAGCAAAGCTGAGGTCAGGAGCCGAGGGGGTGCCAAGGAGAAGACGTTGGAGTGTGGCCAGATCGTGTGGGGCTTGGCCTTCAGCACCTGGCCGGCGGCAGAGGCACGGGAGACTGACCCTGCCTGCGCCGTGGGTCTTCCCTGCCTGATTCTGGCCACCGGGCTCAACGATGGGCAGATCAAGGTCTGGGAGGTGCAGACAG GTCACCTCCTCTTCAGCCTCTTGGGGCACCAGGACGTGGTCAGAGACCTCAGCTTCACTCCCAACGGAAGCCTCATCCTTGTGTCGGCCTCGCGGGACAAGACCTTGCGTGTCTGGGACCTGAGCAGAGATG ggcggCAGGTCCAGGTGCTGTCAGGCCACGTGCAGTGGGTCTATTGCTGCTCCATCTCCCCAGACTGCAGAATGCTCTGCTCCGCGGCCGGAGAGAAGTCG GCGCTGCTGTGGAGCATGCGGTCCTACACCCTCATCCGGCGGCTGGAGGGCCACCAGAGCAGCGTGGTCTCCTGTGACTTCTCGCCGGACTCGGCGCTCCTCGTCACCGCTTCGTATGACGCCTGCGTCATCATGTGGGACCCCTACAccggggagcagctgaggacgCTGCG CCACGTCCCCCTGCACTCTGCGCTGGATTACAGCAGTGAGGTCCACACCAGCTCCCTGCGCTCCGTCTGCTTCTCCCCTGAGGGGCTCTACCTGGCCACGGTGGCCGACGACAG GCTCCTGAGGATCTGGGCATTGGAGATGCGGTCTCCGGTCGCGTTTGCTCCCATGACCAACGGCCTGTGCTGCGCGTACTTCCCGCACGGCGGTTTCATCGCCACGGG GACCAGAGATGGCCACGTCCAATTCTGGACCGCTCCGAGGGTCCTCTCGTCACTAAAGCACTTGTGTCGCAAAGCTCTGCGCACCTTCCTGACAACGTACCAGGTCCTGGCGCTCCCCATTCCCAGGAAGCTGAAGGAATTCCTCACTTACCGGACTTTTTAA
- the WSB2 gene encoding WD repeat and SOCS box-containing protein 2 isoform X1 produces MKPSGEEPALLAELKPGRPQRYDWKSSCETWSVAFSPDGSWFAWSQGHCVVKLIPWPLEEAELSCKTSERKSRGSKAEVRSRGGAKEKTLECGQIVWGLAFSTWPAAEARETDPACAVGLPCLILATGLNDGQIKVWEVQTGHLLFSLLGHQDVVRDLSFTPNGSLILVSASRDKTLRVWDLSRDGRQVQVLSGHVQWVYCCSISPDCRMLCSAAGEKSALLWSMRSYTLIRRLEGHQSSVVSCDFSPDSALLVTASYDACVIMWDPYTGEQLRTLRHVPLHSALDYSSEVHTSSLRSVCFSPEGLYLATVADDRLLRIWALEMRSPVAFAPMTNGLCCAYFPHGGFIATGTRDGHVQFWTAPRVLSSLKHLCRKALRTFLTTYQVLALPIPRKLKEFLTYRTF; encoded by the exons ATGAAGCCGAGCGGAG AGGAGCCGGCGCTGCTGGCCGAGCTGAAGCCGGGCCGGCCCCAGCGCTACGACTGGAAATCCAGCTGCGAGACCTGGAGCGTGGCCTTCTCCCCCGACGGCAGCTGGTTCGCCTGGTCGCAGGGACACTGCGTGGTGAAGCTGATCCCCTGGCCCCTGGAGGAGGCCGAGCT cagctgcaaaacctCGGAGCGCAAGAGCCGTGGCAGCAAAGCTGAGGTCAGGAGCCGAGGGGGTGCCAAGGAGAAGACGTTGGAGTGTGGCCAGATCGTGTGGGGCTTGGCCTTCAGCACCTGGCCGGCGGCAGAGGCACGGGAGACTGACCCTGCCTGCGCCGTGGGTCTTCCCTGCCTGATTCTGGCCACCGGGCTCAACGATGGGCAGATCAAGGTCTGGGAGGTGCAGACAG GTCACCTCCTCTTCAGCCTCTTGGGGCACCAGGACGTGGTCAGAGACCTCAGCTTCACTCCCAACGGAAGCCTCATCCTTGTGTCGGCCTCGCGGGACAAGACCTTGCGTGTCTGGGACCTGAGCAGAGATG ggcggCAGGTCCAGGTGCTGTCAGGCCACGTGCAGTGGGTCTATTGCTGCTCCATCTCCCCAGACTGCAGAATGCTCTGCTCCGCGGCCGGAGAGAAGTCG GCGCTGCTGTGGAGCATGCGGTCCTACACCCTCATCCGGCGGCTGGAGGGCCACCAGAGCAGCGTGGTCTCCTGTGACTTCTCGCCGGACTCGGCGCTCCTCGTCACCGCTTCGTATGACGCCTGCGTCATCATGTGGGACCCCTACAccggggagcagctgaggacgCTGCG CCACGTCCCCCTGCACTCTGCGCTGGATTACAGCAGTGAGGTCCACACCAGCTCCCTGCGCTCCGTCTGCTTCTCCCCTGAGGGGCTCTACCTGGCCACGGTGGCCGACGACAG GCTCCTGAGGATCTGGGCATTGGAGATGCGGTCTCCGGTCGCGTTTGCTCCCATGACCAACGGCCTGTGCTGCGCGTACTTCCCGCACGGCGGTTTCATCGCCACGGG GACCAGAGATGGCCACGTCCAATTCTGGACCGCTCCGAGGGTCCTCTCGTCACTAAAGCACTTGTGTCGCAAAGCTCTGCGCACCTTCCTGACAACGTACCAGGTCCTGGCGCTCCCCATTCCCAGGAAGCTGAAGGAATTCCTCACTTACCGGACTTTTTAA
- the RASAL1 gene encoding rasGAP-activating-like protein 1 codes for MAKTTSLHCRVVEGKDLPAKDVSGSSDPYCVVKVDNEVVARTATVWKSLNPFWGEEYTLRLPHGFRSLAVYVLDEDTIGQDDVIGKVSLSRQQISAEPRGVDSWLSLVPVDPDEEVQGEIHLELRVPEQGHPRVLRCHLIEARDLAPRDPSGTSDPFARVLCCGHTLETAVIKKTRFPRWDEVLEFELAEGEPREAVLSVELWDWDIVGKNDFLGRVEFPLDTICMEPTKGWFQLLPFPSGARDRGGQLGALRLAVRLEEDTVLPPPYYQPLIQLLTEPVLCPGQPPAGMALAILEEVTSGDSRQDVATKLVKIFLGQGLAVPLLDYLVTRELARTTDPNTLFRSNSLASKSMEQFMKVVGLPYLHEVLKPVVNRIFEEKKYVELDPGKMELSRGRRISFKGSLSEAQVRESSLELLKGYLGDIVDAIVGSVDKCPLLMRVAFKQLRRRVEERFPSEQHEEVRYFAISGFLFLRFFAPAVLTPKLFSLREQHADPRTGRTLLLLAKALQSIGNLGLQLGQGKEPWMAPLHAVLLPSVTRVTAFLDSLVAVESTEAGEEPMPPALFQPSATLKEGYLHTRTVRGAMLLPRFAFKKRYFWLSSEALTYSKSPEWQRCSIPVPQMRAVERVDEGTFQHPHVMQIVAQDGTGELHTTYIQCKSAQELWQWLWALRRASSANEAMLPTCHPGTFRAGRWTCCLQPACTAPGCSRTHSTVALGEWRDPLDPAAAAQTLYRHLRQAGARLRAAEGPEDSVKDEPPGPGQAGEPVAGRLQAVLRDLDIAHDTFARREGAPGLPPSPPTAPSHPVAPPPAICTPEAAAGTTALPPALPPPPASPFIPPRTHVRGQRD; via the exons ATGGCCAAAACCACCTCCCTGCACTGCCGGGTGGTGGAGGGGAAGGACCTGCCCGCCAAGGACGT GTCTGGCTCCAGCGATCCCTACTGTGTGGTCAAGGTGGACAACGAGGTGGTGGCCAG GACAGCCACAGTGTGGAAGAGCCTGAAccctttttggggggaggaATACACCCTACGCCTGCCCCATGGCTTCCGCAGCCTTGCCGTCTACGTGCTGGATGAAGACACCATCGG GCAGGACGACGTTATCGGCAAAGTCTCGCTCAGCCGCCAGCAGATCTCGGCTGAGCCGCGGG GTGTTGACAGCTGGCTGAGCCTGGTGCCTGTGGACCCCGATGAGGAGGTGCAGGGCGAGATCCACCTGGAGCTGAGGGTCCCCGAGCAGGGTCACCCGCGGGTGCTGCGCTGCCACCTCATTGAGGCCAG GGACCTGGCCCCCCGGGACCCCTCGGGCACCTCGGACCCCTTCGCCCGGGTGTTGTGCTGTGGACACACGTTGGAGACAGCC gtgATTAAGAAAACCCGTTTCCCGCGCTGGGACGAGGTGCTGGAGTTCGAGCTGGCGGAGGGCGAGCCGCGGGAGGCCGTGCTGAGCGTGGAGCTGTGGGACTGGGACATCGTGGGCAAGAATGACTTCTTGGGACGG GTCGAGTTCCCCCTGGACACCATCTGCATGGAGCCCACCAAGGGCTGGTTCCagctcctgcccttccccagcgGCGCCAGGGACCGCGG gggacagctgggggcCCTGCGGCTGGCGGTGCGGCTGGAGGAGGACACGGTCCTGCCCCCCCCGTACTACCAGCCCCTCATCCAACTCCTCACCGAGCCCGTCCTCTGCCCTGGCCAG ccccccgctGGCATGGCCCTGGCCATCCTGGAGGAGGTGACCTCAGGGGACAGCCGGCAGGACGTGGCCACCAAGCTGGTGAAGATCTTCTTGGGACAGGGACTGGCCGTGCCCCTCCTGGACTATCTTGTCACTCGCGAGCTGGCCAGGACCA CGGACCCCAACACCCTGTTCCGCTCCAACTCGCTGGCCTCCAAGTCcatggagcagttcatgaag GTGGTGGGGCTGCCCTACCTGCACGAGGTCCTGAAGCCCGTGGTGAACCGCATCTTCGAGGAGAAGAAGTACGTGGAGCTGGACCCCGGCAAGATGGAGCTGAGCCGCGGCAG GAGGATCTCCTTCAAGGGGTCCTTGTCAGAGGCGCAGGTGCGGGAGAGCAGCCTGGAGCTGCTCAAGGGCTACCTGGGGGACATCGTCGATGCCATCGTGGGCTCGGTGGACAAGTGTCCCCTCCTCATGAGGGTGGCATTCAAGCAGCTCCGCAGGCGGGTGGAGGAGCGCTTCCCCTCGGAGCAGCATGAG GAGGTGCGGTACTTCGCCATCAGTGGGTTCCTCTTCCTCCGCTTCTTCGCTCCCGCTGTCCTCACCCCGAAGCTCTTCAGCCTCCGGGAGCAGCACGCGGACCCCCGCACCGGCCGCACGCTCCTGCTGCTCGCCAAG gctctgcagagcatcGGCaacctggggctgcagctggggcagggcaAGGAGCCGTGGATGGCCCCGCTGCACGCCGTCCTGCTGCCCAGCGTCACCCGTGTCACCGCCTTCCTGGACAGCCTGGTCGCGGTGGAGAGCACCGAGG CGGGTGAGGAGCCGATGCCACCAGCACTTTTCCAGCCCTCGGCCACCCTCAAGGAGGGGTACCTGCACACCCGCACGGTGCGGGGGGCCATGCTGCTGCCCCGCTTCGCCTTCAAGAAAAGGTACTTCTGGCTCAGCAGCGAGGCCCTCACCTACTCCAAGTCCCCCGAGTGGCAG CGCTGCTCCATCCCAGTGCCGCAGATGCGGGCGGTGGAGAGGGTTGACGAGGGCACCTTCCAGCACCCGCACGTCATGCAGATCGTGGCGCAGGACGGCACTGGGGAGCTCCACACCACCTACATCCAGTGCAAG AGTGCCCAGGAGCTGTGGCAGTGGCTCTGGGCGCTGCGACGGGCCAGCAGTGCCAACGAGGCCATGCTGCCCACCTGCCACCCAGGCACCTTCCGCGCCGGGCGCTggacctgctgcctgcagcctgcttGCACCG CACCCGGGTGCAGTCGGACCCACAGCACCGTGGCGCTGGGCGAGTGGAGGGACCCCCTGgaccccgcggcggcggctcaGACCCTCTACCGGCACCTCCGGCAGGCAGGGGCCCGGCTGCG GGCGGCTGAGGGTCCTGAGGACAGCGTGAAGGATGAGCCCCCCGGCCCAGGGCAGGCAG GCGAGCCCGTCGCGGGACGGCTGCAGGCGGTGCTGCGGGACCTGGACATCGCCCACGACACCTTCGCCCGCCGGGAGGgcgccccggggctgcccccgaGCCCCCCAACGGCCCCGAGTCATCCCGTCGCCCCGCCGCCTGCCATTTGTACACCGGAGGCCGCGGCTGGGACTACAGCTCTgccccccgccctcccgccgccccccgctTCCCCCTTCATCCCACCCAGGACCCATGTGCGGGGACAGCGAGACTGA
- the DTX1 gene encoding E3 ubiquitin-protein ligase DTX1 encodes MARQGAGAMLASSGLGFPPQNLARVVVWEWLNEHGRWRPYSAAVCHHIENVLKEDARGSVVLGQVDVQLAPYIIDLQSMHQFRQDTGTMRPVRRNFYDPSSAPGKGIVWEWENDNSSWTPYDMDICITIQNAYEKQHPWLDLSSLGFCYLIYFSSMSQMNRQTQRKRRLRRRMDLAYPLTMGSIPKSQSWPVGTSTGTPCSCPQCLLVNSTRAASNAILASQRRKLYPGAVRQSSTFAGAALWPAGTGTVAVAGGTAKGEGLRVPGGAFAPNQSVPGAAPLPGLNNLNRPGTQRGGGLSTRATVPPGVPALPVKNLNGTGPVHPALAGMTGILMCAAGLPVCLTRAPKPILHPPPVSKSDIKPVPGVNGICRKTKKKHLKKSKAPEDVVRRYIQKVKNPPDEDCTICMERLVTSSGYEGVLSQRGIKPELVGKLGKCGHMYHLLCLLAMYNNGNKDGSLQCPTCKAIYGEKTGTQPPGKMEFHLIPHSLPGYTDSKTIRIVYDIPTGIQGPEHPNPGKKFTARGFPRHCYLPDNEKGRKVLKLLIVAWDRRLIFTIGTSNTTGESDTVVWNEIHHKTEFGSNLTGHGYPDPNYLDNVLAELLAQGVSEATLKD; translated from the exons ATGGCACGGCAGGGCGCGGGGGCCATGCTGGCCTCCAGTGGCCTGGGCTTCCCACCCCAAAATCTGGCCCGGGTAGTGGTGTGGGAGTGGCTGAACGAGCACGGGCGCTGGCGGCCCTACTCAGCCGCTGTCTGCCACCACATTGAGAACGTGCTGAAGGAGGACGCCCGCGGCAGTGTGGTGCTGGGGCAGGTCGACGTCCAGCTGGCACCGTACATCATTGACCTCCAGTCCATGCATCAGTTCCGGCAGGACACGG GAACCATGCGCCCCGTCCGGAGGAACTTCTATGACCCGTCCTCAGCCCCGGGAAAGGGCATCGTGTGGGAGTGGGAGAACGACAACAGCTCCTGGACGCCCTACGACATGGACATCTGCATCACCATCCAGAATGCCTACGAGAAGCAGCACCCCTGGCTGGACCTCTCCTCCCTGGGCTTCTGCTACCTCATCTACTTCAGCAGCATGTCCCAAATGAACCGGCAAACCCAGCGCAAGCGCCGGCTCCGGCGCCGCATGGACCTGGCGTATCCCCTCACCATGGGCTCCATCCCCAAATCGCAGTCGTGGCCGGTGGGGACCAGCACGGGGACaccctgctcctgtccccagtgCCTGCTGGTCAACAGCACCCGCGCCGCCTCCAATGCCATCCTGGCATCCCAGCGCCGAAAGCTCTACCCGGGGGCCGTGCGCCAGAGCAGCACCTTTGCCGGGGCGGCTCTGTGGCCAGCGGGGACGGGGACGGTGGCGGTGGCGGGTGGCACGGCCAAGGGCGAGGGACTGCGGGTGCCCGGTGGGGCGTTCGCCCCCAACCAGAGCGTCCCTGGTGCGGCACCACTGCCCGGGCTCAACAACCTCAACCGGCCCGGCACGCAGCGGGGGGGTGGACTGAGCACCCGTGCCACCGTCCCCCCAGG GGTCCCGGCCCTCCCGGTCAAGAACCTGAATGGCACCGGCCCCGTCCACCCCGCCCTCGCAG GGATGACGGGCATCCTGATGTGTGCTGCCGGGCTGCCTGTCTGCCTGACCCGCGCCCCCAAGCCCATCCTGCACCCGCCGCCCGTCAGCAAGAGCGACATCAAGCCTGTGCCCGGTGTCAATGGCATCTGCAGGAAAACCAAGAAGAAGCATCTCAAAAAGA GCAAGGCCCCTGAGGATGTGGTGCGGCGCTACATCCAGAAGGTGAAGAACCCCCCGGATGAG gACTGCACCATCTGCATGGAGCGGCTGGTCACCTCCTCCGGCTACGAGGGCGTCCTCAGCCAGCGCGGCATCAAGCCGGAGCTGGTGGGCAAGCTGGGCAAGTGCGGGCACATGTACCACCTGCTCTGCCTCCTGGCCATGTACAACAACGGCAACAAG GATGGCAGCCTGCAGTGCCCCACCTGTAAGGCCATTTATGGGGAGAAGACGGGGACACAGCCCCCCGGGAAGATGGAGTTTCACCTCATCCCCCACTCCCTGCCGGGCTACACTGACTCCAAAACCATCCGGATTGTCTACGACATCCCCACCGGTATCCAG GGCCCGGAGCACCCCAATCCCGGCAAGAAGTTCACGGCACGTGGCTTCCCACGGCACTGCTACCTGCCCGACAACGAGAAGGGCAGGAAG GTGCTGAAGCTGCTGATCGTGGCCTGGGACCGGCGGCTCATCTTCACCATCGGCACCTCCAACACCACGGGGGAGTCGGACACAGTGGTGTGGAACGAGATCCACCACAAGACCGAGTTTGGGTCCAACCTGACGGGCCATGGCTACCCCGACCCCAACTACCTGGACAACGTCCTGGCCGAGCTGCTGGCCCAGGGTGTCTCCGAGGCCACCCTGAAGGACTGA